In Papaver somniferum cultivar HN1 chromosome 1, ASM357369v1, whole genome shotgun sequence, a genomic segment contains:
- the LOC113291799 gene encoding traB domain-containing protein-like encodes MSSSNYKKLLRFSLTHLRSVFPPSSSEQDETHYQHGIPGIPTDGRVVLLKNSNNGAQIYLVGTVHISEQSAETVQKVIDYVRPDVVAVELCKGRAEGIVDWKPEDDSLYKLFRESMRAPGGLCMKIGIFFLSCWYRRLHANGTFPGLEFKVAIEESSRVGATYFCIDQDSDVTLQQVSKVFSFNSLRKVYTRILDELKKPRQMIQHHTDFIDVEYTRSLVKEMGSYQKKLWPEFSEVMLEDRDKFMFSNLRSFQGKVVAVVGMGHMDGIELLWKGAEEDDRKQHPLDLKLRVSHGHSE; translated from the exons ATGTCTTCTTCCAATTACAAGAAGCTACTTAGGTTTTCTTTAACTCATTTGAGAAGTGTATTTCCTCCATCTTCATCTGAACAAGATGAAACCCATTATCAACATGGCATTCCTGGGATTCCTACTGACGGTAGAGTTGTTTTACTCAAGAATTCCAACAATGGGGCTCAAATTTATCTTGTTGGAACTGTTCACATTTCTGAACAGAGTGCTGAAACCGTCCAGAag GTGATCGATTATGTAAGGCCTGATGTAGTTGCG GTTGAGCTGTGCAAGGGACGTGCTGAGGGGATTGTGGACTGGAAACCTGAAGATGATTCATTGTACAAGTTGTTCCGTGAATCCATGAGAGCTCCAGGTGGACTATGCATGAAGATTGGTATCTTTTTTCTTAGTTGTTGGTATCGCCGGTTGCACGCAAATGGTACATTTCCAGGCCTGGAGTTCAAG GTTGCAATTGAAGAATCTTCTAGAGTGGGAGCAACATATTTCTGCATTGATCAAGATAGCGAT GTTACGCTTCAACAAGTATCTAAAGTATTCTCTTTTAACTCTCTTCGGAAAGTATATACTAGAATTCTGGATGAACTCAAGAAACCCCGCCAAATGATCCAGCATCATACTGACTTCATAGATGTTGAATACACAAGATCCCTTGTGAAGGAAATGGGTAGCTACCAAAAGAAACTTTGGCCAGAGTTT TCTGAGGTGATGCTTGAAGATAGAGACAAGTTTATGTTTTCGAACCttcgaagttttcaaggaaaagttgTCGCAGTGGTCGGGATGGGTCACATGGATGGGATTGAACTATTGTGGAAGGGAGCGGAGGAGGATGACAGGAAGCAACATCCGTTGGATCTGAAGTTGCGGGTTAGCCATG GACATTCAGAGTAG
- the LOC113328084 gene encoding traB domain-containing protein-like, translated as MSSTYNKLLRVFKKKSRKSHEQPSSSSSAQDEIHYQHGIPGIPTDGKVVLLNNSSNGAQIYLIGTVHGSKQSAETVKNVIDYVRPDVVAAELCEKRVMAMNKQPDNDTWYKLFRKSMVTPGGLCMKIYIFLVNCRRRRMHGYGITPGLEFKVAIEESSRVGASCFYIDQDIKVTHQQLSKVPSFDLLWKAYCDSKIRVLTDFAYGQYTRSFVREIGGNQKKRCPDIFKVIIEDRDKFMSIHLRSFQGKVVAVVGMAHKDGIELLWKLAEEDDN; from the exons ATGTCGTCCACTTACAATAAGCtacttagggtttttaaaaagAAATCCAGAAAAAGCCATgaacaaccatcttcttcttcttctgcacaaGATGAAATCCATTATCAACATGGTATTCCTGGGATTCCTACTGATGGTAAAGTTGTTCTGCTCAACAATTCCAGCAATGGGGCTCAAATCTATCTAATCGGAACTGTTCATGGTTCTAAACAGAGTGCTGAAACTGTCAAAAAT GTGATTGATTATGTAAGGCCTGATGTAGTTGCG GCTGAGCTGTGTGAGAAACGTGTCATGGCCATGAATAAGCAACCTGATAATGATACCTGGTACAAGTTGTTCCGCAAATCCATGGTAACTCCAGGTGGACTGTGCATGAAGATTTATATCTTTTTGGTGAATTGTCGTAGGCGCAGGATGCACGGATATGGTATAACTCCTGGCCTGGAGTTCAAG GTTGCCATCGAAGAATCTTCTAGAGTGGGAGCAAGTTGTTTCTACATTGATCAAGATATCAAG GTTACGCATCAACAGTTATCTAAAGTACCCTCGTTTGACTTGCTTTGGAAAGCATATTGTGATTCTAAAATACGCGTTCTTACTGACTTCGCATATGGACAATATACAAGATCCTTTGTGCGTGAAATTGGTGGTAATCAGAAAAAACGTTGTCCAGATATT TTTAAGGTGATTATTGAAGATAGAGACAAGTTTATGTCTATACATCTtagaagttttcaaggaaaagttgTAGCAGTGGTTGGGATGGCACACAAGGATGGAATTGAACTATTGTGGAAGCTCGCGGAGGAGGATGACAATTAA
- the LOC113291887 gene encoding pumilio homolog 15-like, with protein MADRKTHYQPNSPAPSPTCNTIPAEDEVLSSIHRLPVNEQKLYATSGSSPAPCPDYDSLPTEDELLSSIQRLSFEEQNLYDDMHSANSILRSPSHLKWEPTSSKTLQTCAKYLLGGSIRNSSDNCDKLATTEQGCFSLKAVIESIDDPLKSQLLSIIIGEAVYLSKHNYGNSVVQHVLERHPNTANLICNELRGHLLQLSKDKYGSNVVEKCIESNATHVVVSQLLSDCKQLVEVAQDKFGNYVIQKALKLSKGEALRRNRSMNLSYQHHNRSF; from the exons ATGGCTGATCGTAAAACTCATTATCAGCCTAATTCTCCTGCTCCTTCTCCAACTTGTAATACCATCCCAGCTGAAGATGAAGTGCTCTCTTCAATACACAGATTACCAGTTAATGAACAGAAACTATATGCTACATcgggttcttctcctgctccttGTCCAGATTATGATTCCCTCCCAACTGAAGATGAACTGCTCTCTTCTATTCAAAGATTATCATTTGAAGAACAAAATCTATATGATGATATGCATTCTGCAAACTCTATATTAAGGTCTCCAAGCCATCTCA AATGGGAGCCAACTAGTTCAAAAACTTTGCAAACATGTGCAAAATATCTACTTGGGGGATCTATACGAAATAGCAGTGATAACTGCGATAAGCTTGCTACTACAGAACAAGGATGTTTCTCTCTCAAAGCTGTTATTGAATCAATAGACGACCCTCTCAAATCTCAGCTGCTATCAATCATCATAGGCGAAGCCGTCTACCTTTCTAAACACAACTACGGGAATTCTGTGGTGCAACATGTTCTAGAGCGCCATCCTAATACTGCAAACCTTATATGCAATGAGCTTAGGGGACACTTATTACAACTTTCTAAGGATAAGTATGGCAGTAATGTTGTAGAAAAATGTATCGAATCGAATGCAACCCATGTTGTAGTCTCGCAACTCCTCTctgattgtaaacaacttgttGAAGTAGCTCAAGATAAGTTTGGCAACTATGTCATCCAAAAGGCACTTAAGCTTTCAAAGGGAGAGGCACTGCGCCGTAACCGGTCTATGAATCTCTCATATCAGCACCATAATCGATCTTTCTGA